From Medicago truncatula cultivar Jemalong A17 chromosome 7, MtrunA17r5.0-ANR, whole genome shotgun sequence, a single genomic window includes:
- the LOC25497997 gene encoding S-adenosyl-L-methionine-dependent uroporphyrinogen III methyltransferase, chloroplastic produces the protein MAILHKITSFSSPNPPLTPQNQRNPISSINCTTSSTSSPFTEKYSTQRYQRDQWVYQNTTSCNNNHTPFGDSIREHDIALQLPELKKLVQVLKKKRESEGKCSDGKCVSGDVFLVGTGPGDPELLTLKAVRVIKSADLLLYDRLVSNDVLDLVGPDAKLLYVGKTAGYHSRTQEEIHELLLSFAEAGATVVRLKGGDPLVFGRGGEEMDFLQQQGIHVKVIPGITAASGIAAELGIPLTHRGIANSVRFLTGHSRKGGSDPLFVSENAADPDSTLVVYMGLSTFPSLSQKLMHHGLSPQTPAVAIERGTTLQQRTVFAELKDLPEKIVSTGLESPTLLIIGKVVELSPFWPIPTKQESCLMQTS, from the exons ATGGCTATTCTTCACAAAATTACATCTTTCTCCTCTCCAAATCCACCTCTCACTCCCCAAAACCAACGCAACCCCATTTCCTCAATCAACTGCACCACATCCTCCACCTCTTCACCCTTCACAGAAAAATACTCCACACAAAGATACCAAAGAGACCAATGGGTTTACCAGAATACCACCTCCTGTAATAATAATCACACCCCTTTTGGTGATTCAATAAGAGAACATGACATAGCTTTACAGCTTCCAGAGCTGAAAAAACTTGTTCAGGTATTGAAAAAGAAGAGGGAAAGTGAAGGGAAGTGTAGTGATGGGAAATGTGTTTCAGGGGATGTTTTTTTGGTTGGAACAGGACCTGGTGATCCTGAATTGTTGACTCTTAAGGCTGTTAGAGTTATTAAGAGTGCTGATTTGTTGTTGTATGATAGGTTGGTTAGTAATGATGTTTTGGATTTGGTTGGTCCTGATGCTAAACTTCTATATGTGGGAAAAACTGCTGGATACCATAGTAGAACTCAG GAGGAAATACATGAGCTTCTTTTGAGTTTTGCAGAAGCTGGGGCTACTGTTGTGAGACTTAAAGGGGGTGATCCGTTG GTGTTTGGGAGGGGTGGCGAGGAAATGGATTTTTTGCAACAGCAAGGTATCCATGTGAAAGTTATTCCAG GTATAACTGCAGCATCTGGAATAGCTGCAGAGCTAGGGATTCCATTAACTCACCGCGGTATTGCAAACAGCGTGAGGTTCCTCACAGGGCATTCGAGGAAAGGAGGAAGCGATCCTCTATTTGTATCAGAAAATGCCGCTGATCCTGATTCTACTTTGGTGGTTTATATGGGTTTGTCAACCTTCCCTTCGCTCTCACAGAAACTAATGCATCATGGTTTGTCACCTCAGACACCGGCTGTAGCCATTGAGCGAGGGACCACACTTCAGCAGCGCACT GTGTTTGCAGAACTTAAGGACCTTCCTGAGAAAATTGTGTCTACTGGATTGGAGTCACCAACACTGCTAATAATAGGAAAAGTTGTTGAGTTATCACCATTTTGGCCAATTCCTACAAAACAAGAATCATGTTTAATGCAGACATCATGA